A window from Dunckerocampus dactyliophorus isolate RoL2022-P2 chromosome 15, RoL_Ddac_1.1, whole genome shotgun sequence encodes these proteins:
- the pik3cg gene encoding phosphatidylinositol 4,5-bisphosphate 3-kinase catalytic subunit gamma isoform, producing the protein MDRQLIQVSDEERVVLREDSRRRRRRKAIMSSTCSTMDHINVEFMLPTTARGGNCPDSLQLEVAGNWTVEQVKAQVWLKAVTSNLCPEFYQRFSPDHCILLYQKKGNMCEIYDKHQVFQTLDCIRYWKALKKDVGRIKLVPRPQPSDETLQYQRYLNYLIGYDVTDVSNVHDDELEFTRRKLLTPRRIELSDRDPKLYSMDPWVTHKLLPEHLVGKVINGHILVVIHISTTSHTIKVSIEDTPAQVLACFFSKTANKRGVLGIPDNTSEADFVLRVCGREEYLHGDEPLQNFNWIRQCLKNGDEIHLALERPPCPELDLVHEEDWAQVDDCTGVAGTHEQLTIGEKDHERVFTISMWDCNRKFRVKVLGIDIPTLPKIPDFVVFIEASIFHSQQLLAQERTSPKAFNEEVLWNCWLEFNIKIKDLPKGSRLNLQVVCRKQPQTPNSKGCSYQDNTAGGGNHDGKTKSRLLYYVNLLLIDHRSLLRQGEFVLHMWKMPEKSEESSSSSINADKLTSATNPDKASSMAIAILLDKYCYPVVLPKSRDLGRDGGPVPDESEGGERGQREMPNHLKKQFEAIVATDPLHPLSPEDKELLWHFRHGCMRDPRAYPKLLSSVRWGRQEDVLATHRLLERSTAWDSSVLDVGLAMQLLDCHYSDAQVRSMAVRKLETLEDDDVLRYLLQLVQAVKFEPYHDSALVRFLLKRALRSKRIGHFLFWFLRSEIAQSMHYQQRYAVLLEAYLRGCGECMLQDFGKQVEVTEALQKVTREIKTISPDKYDVTAQVVFQMRQKLETLQSSGLPQNFRVPYDPGLRAGGLLIEQCKVMASKKKPLWLQFKRADPTTLAKDPIGIIFKHGDDLRQDMLILQILLIMQSIWETESLDLCLLPYGCISTGNRIGMIEIVKDATTIANIQQSVVGSTGAFKDEILHQWLRDKCVSEEKFQQALERFLYSCGGYCVATYVLGIGDRHNDNIMITESGNLFHIDFGHILGNYKSFMGISKEWVPFVLTPDFLYVMGTSGKKSSPHFQKFQDVCVKAYLALRHHTNLLIILFSMMLMTGMPQLTSKEDIEYIREALTVGRSEDEAQRHLLDQIEICREKGWMVQINWFVHLVLGIKQGVEKRST; encoded by the exons ATGGACAGGCAGCTGATCCAGGTGAGCGACGAAGAGCGAGTCGTGTTGCGAGAAGACAGTCGTCGCCGGAGAAGAAGAAAAGCCATCATGTCATCCACCTGCAGCACCATGGATCATATCAATGTGGAGTTTATGCTTCCCACTACGGCAAGGGGCGGGAACTGCCCTGACTCTCTGCAACTCGAGGTTGCGGGTAACTGGACAGTGGAACAG GTGAAAGCTCAGGTGTGGCTGAAGGCGGTGACGTCAAACCTGTGTCCGGAATTCTACCAGCGCTTTTCTCCTGACCACTGCATCCTGCTCTATCAGAAGAAAGGCAACATGTGTGAGATCTACGACAAGCATCAAGTTTTCCAGACGCTGGACTGCATACGCTACTGGAAAG catTGAAGAAGGATGTAGGCCGGATAAAGTTGGTGCCTCGCCCGCAGCCCTCCGACGAGACCCTTCAGTACCAGCGCTACCTCAACTATCTGATTGGCTACGACGTTACTGACGTCAGCAACGTGCACGACGACGAGCTGGAGTTCACCCGCAGGAAGCTGCTGACACCTCGACGCATCGAACTGTCGGACCGTGATCCAAAACTCTACTCCATGGACCCCTGGGTGACGCACAAGCTGCTGCCTGAGCATCTTGTAGGGAAG GTCATCAATGGCCACATCCTGGTGGTAATCCACATTAGCACAACCAGTCACACCATCAAAGTCTCCATTGAAGACACACCAGCACAG GTTTTAGCCTGCTTTTTCTCCAAAACGGCGAATAAAAGAGGGGTGCTGGGGATCCCCGACAACACGTCCGAGGCTGACTTTGTGCTGCGAGTGTGTGGCAG GGAGGAGTACCTGCATGGAGATGAACCACTGCAGAACTTCAACTGGATCCGTCAGTGTCTGAAAAATGGCGATGAGATCCACTTGGCTCTGGAGAGGCCGCCTTGTCCTGAACTGGATCTAGTCCATGAGGAAGACTGGGCCCAAGTGGATGATTGCACTGGTGTTGCAG gcACACACGAGCAGTTGACCATTGGGGAGAAGGACCACGAGCGAGTGTTCACCATCTCCATGTGGGACTGCAACAGGAAGTTCAGGGTGAAGGTGCTGGGAATCGATATCCCAACACTGCCCAAAATTCCAGACTTCGTTGTGTTCATCGAGGCCAGCATCTTCCACAGTCAACAACTTCTTGCCCAG GAGAGGACATCCCCTAAAGCATTCAATGAAGAAGTGTTGTGGAACTGTTGGTTGGAGTTTAACATTAAAATCAAGGACCTGCCTAAAGGGTCGAGGCTCAACCTTCAG GTTGTATGCAGGAAACAACCCCAGACTCCTAATTCAAAAGGGTGTTCCTACCAGGATAATACAGCAGGAGGTGGAAACCATGATG GAAAGACAAAGAGCCGCCTTTTGTACTACGTCAACCTTCTGCTGATAGACCACCGCTCGCTGCTGCGCCAGGGTGAGTTTGTCCTCCACATGTGGAAAATGCCCGAGAAGAGCGaggagagcagcagcagcagcatcaacgCCGACAAACTCACATCAGCCACCAACCCGGACAAGGCTTCGTCTATGGCCATTGCCATCTTACTGGACAAGTACTGCTACCCTGTTGTGCTTCCCAAGAGCCGTGACCTGGGCCGGGATGGCGGTCCTGTACCCGACGAATCTGAAGGAGGGGAGCGAGGTCAAAGGGAGATGCCAAACCATCTGAAGAAACAGTTTGAAGCTATTGTGGCTACTGACCCTTTACACCCGCTGAGTCCTGAGGACAAAGAGCTGCTGTGGCATTTCCGTCATGGGTGTATGCGGGATCCCAG GGCCTATCCAAAACTGCTATCCTCAGTGAGATGGGGTAGACAAGAAGATGTGCTTGCCACCCACCGCCTGTTGGAGCGTAGCACTGCATGGGACAGCAG TGTTTTGGACGTTGGCTTGGCCATGCAACTGCTTGACTGCCACTACTCGGATGCTCAGGTTCGCTCAATGGCCGTGAGGAAGTTGGAGACCCTGGAGGACGATGATGTGCTCAGATACCTCCTGCAGCTTGTACAG GCAGTCAAGTTTGAGCCATACCATGATAGCGCCCTGGTTAGGTTCCTGCTCAAGAGAGCTCTGAGG AGTAAACGTATCGGCCATTTCCTCTTCTGGTTCCTGCGCAGTGAGATCGCTCAGTCCATGCATTACCAACAGAGATATGCTGTCCTGCTGGAGGCCTACCTCCGAGGGTGCGGCGAATGTATGTTGCAGGATTTTGGTAAACAG GTGGAGGTGACTGAGGCTCTGCAGAAGGTCACCCGAGAGATCAAAACCATATCTCCGGACAAGTACGACGTCACAGCACAAG TGGTGTTTCAGATGCGTCAGAAGCTGGAGACGCTTCAGTCATCTGGTCTTCCGCAGAATTTCAGAGTCCCGTATGATCCTGGACTGAGAGCTGGAGGCCTTCTG ATTGAGCAGTGCAAAGTGATGGCGTCCAAGAAGAAGCCGCTATGGCTGCAGTTCAAAAGGGCCGACCCCACCACTCTGGCCAAGGACCCCATCGGCATCATCTTTAAACATGGTGACGACCTCAGACAGGACATGCTCATCCTGCAG ATTCTGCTGATCATGCAGTCTATCTGGGAGACCGAATCTCTGGATTTGTGTCTGTTACCTTACGGCTGCATTTCCACCGGAAACAGAATAG GTATGATAGAGATCGTAAAGGACGCCACCACTATTGCTAACATCCAGCAGAGTGTTGTAGGAAGCACTGGGGCCTTTAAAGACGAAATCCTTCATCAGTGGCTGCGGGACAAGTGTGTCAGTGAAGAGAAG TTTCAGCAGGCCTTGGAGAGGTTTTTATATTCTTGTGGTGGCTACTGTGTGGCTACCTACGTCCTGGGCATAGGTGATCGCCACAATGACAACATCATGATCACCGAATCTG GGAATCTTTTCCACATCGACTTCGGTCACATCCTGGGGAATTACAAGAGTTTCATGGGAATCAGTAAAGAGTGGGTTCCCTTTGTGCTCACGCCGGACTTCCTGTATGTGATGGGAACGTCAGGAAAGAAAAGCAGCCCCCACTTCCAGAAATTCCAG GACGTGTGTGTAAAAGCTTACCTCGCTCTTCGGCACCACACCAACCTGCTCATTATCCTCTTCTCCATGATGCTAATGACTG GCATGCCTCAGCTAACCAGCAAGGAGGACATCGAATACATCCGCGAGGCGCTGACTGTCGGCCGCAGCGAAGACGAGGCCCAGCGTCACCTCTTGGACCAAATAGAGATCTGCAGGGAGAAAGGCTGGATGGTTCAGATAAACTGGTTTGTTCACCTGGTGCTCGGGATCAAGCAGGGTGTGGAGAAGCGGTCCACTTAG